Part of the Thermodesulfobacteriota bacterium genome is shown below.
CCCTTGCGCTCCGCCCCGCAATCCGCGATGTTCGGAGGGGGCGTCTCTGAGGGAGCCGGTGCGCCGAGTCTCACAGGTTTCGGCCTCGCTGCTGCGGTTCGGTCGAGGCGGTACGGGGCTGCGCTCCAGGACTCCCGGACCCCGCCCCAAAGATTTGGTGGTGGATTCTGGAACAGGGCTGGACAGCCGGCGCCGTGCCCGAGTCACCAGGCGTGCTTCACGCCCCGCACGCAGCGGTTTGCGTGGGCCGGGGTCGGGTAGGCTCGGCACAGGGCGGGCTTGGTGGGGTGGATGGCGCAGCGGCGGGGCCCGTCGGGGGCGCGCACGAGGTAGGGGCAGGCTTCCAGGTGGTCTCCGGTGCCGGGATCGCACCAGATCACTCCCGCGTCCCCCACCCGCGACAGGAGATCGGTGCGGCCTTCGGCCCGCCACCGCTCCAGGTCCTCGGCTGCAGCCCGCAGGTGGCCTGCGTAGACCTCGCAGCACACGCCGCAGGCGCGGCAGCCGGCGCTTCGGCCCTTCTTCCTCCCCAGGTGCCCCCACACTCTCAGCACGGATTCCTCCCCGCCTGCCCGTTGCCTTCCGCCGCGCCCCCTGCTCTAATGTGGCTCCCGGTCGGTCGGCACCGGCCCGCCCCTTCACCCCAGGACGCCCATGTACACCACCGAAGAT
Proteins encoded:
- a CDS encoding YkgJ family cysteine cluster protein; amino-acid sequence: MLRVWGHLGRKKGRSAGCRACGVCCEVYAGHLRAAAEDLERWRAEGRTDLLSRVGDAGVIWCDPGTGDHLEACPYLVRAPDGPRRCAIHPTKPALCRAYPTPAHANRCVRGVKHAW